The following proteins come from a genomic window of bacterium:
- a CDS encoding NAD(P)(+) transhydrogenase (Re/Si-specific) subunit beta produces MRYEIIQIGYLIATALFIFALYWMNHPRTARKGVFAGVAAMAMAVIATMAGPGISNWHWIAGAVALGFIVGVPLSWVPLTAVPQRTALSHAFGGLAAGLVGTAKYYLWLSEGPENLTAFRMCAIVVEIILGFLTFTGSLMAAGKLQELKWIPQRPVTYRFQNVSNIGLLGIAVLCGFLLIIRPVELSYLFPAIIVLSLLFGILLIIPIGGADMPTVISLLNSYAGLSAVAMGFVLDNKLLVTAGALDGSSGLILSIIMCRAMNRSFTNVLFGAFGQIQAKAQAALTKSIKTETPEGAAQVMENASLIVIVPGYGMAVAQAQHRVRELYDNLTKRGVDVRFAIHPVAGRMPGHMNVLLAEADIPYDKLVEMDDMNPEMPQADVVLVIGANDVVNPAARHDKGSPIYGMPIIDADKSKTCFAIKRSMNPGFAGIENELYYADHTYMLFGDAKAVVGDLVKNLSGASGGH; encoded by the coding sequence ATGAGATACGAGATCATTCAGATCGGTTATCTGATAGCGACTGCTCTATTCATTTTTGCACTGTATTGGATGAACCATCCGCGAACTGCCCGGAAAGGCGTTTTTGCGGGTGTGGCAGCGATGGCTATGGCCGTTATCGCCACGATGGCAGGGCCGGGCATTTCAAACTGGCACTGGATTGCAGGGGCAGTTGCTCTCGGCTTCATCGTTGGCGTTCCCTTGTCATGGGTGCCACTCACCGCCGTTCCGCAACGAACCGCGCTTTCGCATGCTTTCGGCGGTTTGGCCGCGGGTCTTGTGGGGACTGCGAAATATTATTTGTGGCTGTCCGAAGGTCCTGAGAACCTCACCGCTTTCCGAATGTGTGCGATCGTTGTGGAAATCATTCTTGGCTTCCTCACATTCACCGGCAGCTTGATGGCAGCCGGCAAACTCCAGGAGCTCAAATGGATTCCGCAGCGTCCCGTTACTTATCGCTTTCAGAACGTCAGCAATATTGGATTGCTGGGGATTGCTGTTCTATGCGGTTTCCTTCTGATTATTCGGCCTGTTGAATTGTCTTACCTGTTCCCGGCGATCATCGTTCTTTCCTTGCTTTTTGGAATCCTGCTGATTATTCCCATCGGTGGAGCGGACATGCCGACTGTCATTTCGTTGCTCAATTCGTATGCAGGACTCTCCGCGGTCGCGATGGGATTCGTGCTGGACAACAAACTCCTGGTGACAGCGGGTGCGCTGGATGGCTCTTCAGGTTTGATTCTTTCCATCATCATGTGTCGCGCAATGAATCGTTCTTTTACCAACGTTCTTTTCGGAGCATTCGGACAGATTCAGGCGAAAGCTCAAGCGGCCCTGACGAAATCGATTAAAACGGAAACGCCCGAAGGGGCGGCACAGGTCATGGAAAATGCGAGTCTGATTGTAATCGTTCCCGGCTACGGGATGGCGGTTGCGCAAGCCCAGCATCGCGTGCGGGAGCTCTATGACAATCTCACGAAAAGAGGAGTGGATGTCCGCTTCGCAATCCACCCTGTTGCGGGCCGCATGCCAGGACACATGAATGTTCTACTCGCAGAAGCGGATATTCCGTATGACAAACTCGTAGAAATGGATGATATGAATCCGGAGATGCCGCAAGCCGATGTTGTCCTGGTCATTGGCGCCAACGATGTTGTGAATCCCGCCGCGCGACATGACAAAGGAAGTCCGATTTATGGAATGCCGATCATAGACGCAGACAAATCGAAAACCTGTTTTGCCATCAAACGATCGATGAATCCGGGTTTCGCCGGAATTGAAAACGAGCTTTACTACGCGGACCACACTTACATGCTCTTTGGAGACGCAAAAGCGGTCGTCGGTGATCTTGTGAAAAATCTCAGCGGAGCATCCGGAGGACATTGA
- a CDS encoding Re/Si-specific NAD(P)(+) transhydrogenase subunit alpha: protein MKIGIPKETAAGETRVAMYPALVSSYTKDKHEVLVERDAGQGAAFSDEMYSAAGARILPDAKQLNEEADIILKVQPSNKKEAEQLREGTSLIGFLSAFTNHETVRIFAARKITAYAMEMIPRITRAQSMDALSSMATVAGYKSVLLAADHIHKMFPLMMTAAGTITPATVLILGAGVAGLQAIATARRLGAKVEAFDPRPAVKEQVKSLGAMFVEMEMPADAETAGGYAKELSPEFIQKEMEAIGGRLPKVDVVICTAQVFGKKAPLLITADMVKMLRAGSIIVDLAAEQGGNCELTEAGITTTHNGVKIIGAVNLPATMPLDASQLYSRNVQNLFRHLYPKADAVPDFTDEITRGCCVTRDGQIVNDAIRNAVGS, encoded by the coding sequence ATGAAAATCGGAATTCCGAAAGAGACAGCAGCCGGCGAAACACGAGTCGCAATGTATCCGGCGCTCGTGTCCTCTTACACAAAAGACAAGCACGAAGTACTCGTGGAAAGAGATGCCGGTCAGGGCGCTGCCTTTTCTGATGAGATGTATTCCGCCGCCGGCGCTCGCATTCTACCGGATGCGAAACAGCTTAACGAAGAGGCCGACATCATATTAAAAGTGCAACCGTCCAACAAGAAGGAAGCTGAACAACTGCGTGAAGGAACCAGCTTGATCGGGTTTTTATCCGCTTTCACAAATCATGAAACGGTGCGCATTTTTGCCGCTCGAAAAATTACGGCGTACGCGATGGAGATGATTCCCAGGATCACGCGCGCGCAAAGCATGGACGCCCTCAGCTCCATGGCCACAGTTGCCGGTTATAAATCGGTCCTGTTGGCGGCGGATCATATTCACAAAATGTTCCCGCTGATGATGACCGCGGCCGGTACGATCACACCCGCAACGGTTTTGATTCTTGGAGCAGGTGTCGCCGGTCTTCAGGCAATCGCAACCGCAAGACGACTCGGTGCGAAAGTGGAAGCATTTGATCCCCGGCCTGCTGTGAAAGAGCAGGTCAAGTCTCTTGGCGCAATGTTTGTGGAAATGGAAATGCCTGCGGATGCGGAAACGGCCGGCGGTTATGCGAAAGAGCTTTCACCGGAGTTCATACAAAAAGAAATGGAAGCAATCGGCGGACGCCTTCCCAAAGTGGACGTGGTTATCTGCACAGCCCAGGTATTCGGAAAGAAAGCGCCGCTGCTGATCACAGCCGACATGGTGAAAATGTTGCGCGCCGGTTCGATCATCGTGGACCTCGCTGCCGAACAAGGTGGCAATTGCGAACTTACAGAAGCCGGCATAACCACAACTCACAATGGCGTCAAAATCATCGGCGCAGTTAATTTGCCCGCTACAATGCCGCTCGATGCAAGCCAGTTGTACTCCCGCAACGTCCAGAATCTTTTCCGCCACCTCTACCCGAAAGCGGATGCGGTACCCGATTTCACTGATGAAATCACCCGCGGCTGCTGCGTCACGCGCGATGGCCAGATCGTAAACGATGCGATCCGAAATGCCGTTGGTTCGTAA
- a CDS encoding serine/threonine protein kinase has protein sequence MSIPVDTLLGPYKILAFIGKGGMSEVYQASDERLGRNVAIKVLPGETSQDTDSLKRLTREAKALAALSHPNIVTIRDVGSAGGISFVVMEYLEGETLRHRIGRTGLPWKSALEIAISVADALSAAHSKSVIHKDLKSENIFLTSKRSVKILDFGLARFKPVVPENQLSQTPTVSQVTEAGKISGTLQYMSPEHVQGSAVDARSDIFSFGCVLYEMMTGKRPFAKIMLLKQ, from the coding sequence GTGTCCATCCCTGTTGATACGCTCCTTGGTCCCTACAAGATTCTTGCATTCATTGGAAAAGGCGGCATGAGTGAGGTGTACCAGGCAAGTGATGAGCGTTTAGGAAGAAATGTAGCGATCAAAGTTTTACCTGGCGAAACCAGCCAGGATACTGACTCGCTCAAACGTCTCACCAGGGAAGCCAAAGCGCTTGCAGCTCTCTCGCATCCTAATATTGTCACGATCCGTGATGTCGGTAGCGCCGGGGGTATTTCCTTTGTTGTAATGGAATATCTGGAAGGAGAAACGTTGCGTCATCGAATTGGGCGCACGGGTCTTCCCTGGAAAAGTGCGCTCGAAATTGCAATCTCGGTTGCCGATGCACTCTCAGCCGCCCATTCAAAAAGCGTGATTCATAAGGACCTGAAGTCTGAAAATATTTTTCTGACTTCCAAGCGCTCGGTCAAGATTCTTGATTTCGGACTTGCCCGTTTCAAACCAGTCGTCCCGGAGAATCAGTTAAGTCAAACGCCGACTGTGTCGCAAGTAACAGAAGCAGGAAAGATTAGCGGAACGCTGCAATACATGTCTCCTGAGCACGTTCAAGGATCTGCTGTGGACGCACGCAGCGATATTTTTTCATTTGGGTGTGTCCTCTACGAAATGATGACCGGGAAGCGCCCTTTTGCAAAGATAATGCTGCTGAAACAATAG
- a CDS encoding superoxide dismutase, whose translation MIATATASSLQTYKAKQFPLSGLKGISDETLEMHFTLYEGYVKETNKLNEKLAEFLKDGNVDQDEFPAYSEITRRLGFEYNGMVLHEYYFENMKKDGTVDPDRKSGFYQAAQASFGSYKTWKTDFVGVGKMRGVGWAICYQNPANNALSNHWITLHETGNVSGFIPILVMDVWEHAFILDYKPAERPKYIEAFFTNINWDEVNRRLKK comes from the coding sequence ATGATTGCTACTGCAACTGCCAGTTCCTTGCAAACATACAAAGCAAAACAATTTCCTTTGAGCGGCCTGAAGGGAATTTCAGATGAAACGCTGGAGATGCATTTCACACTGTATGAAGGGTACGTGAAGGAAACAAACAAGTTGAACGAGAAACTCGCGGAATTTCTAAAAGATGGAAATGTGGATCAGGACGAGTTCCCCGCTTATTCCGAAATCACGAGACGATTGGGATTTGAATACAACGGAATGGTCCTGCATGAGTATTATTTTGAGAACATGAAAAAGGATGGAACCGTGGACCCGGACCGTAAATCCGGATTCTATCAAGCGGCGCAAGCGAGTTTTGGTTCGTACAAAACATGGAAAACCGATTTTGTCGGTGTGGGCAAAATGAGAGGCGTTGGATGGGCGATCTGCTATCAGAATCCCGCAAACAATGCGCTCTCCAATCACTGGATCACGCTGCACGAAACGGGAAACGTATCCGGATTCATTCCCATTCTAGTGATGGACGTATGGGAGCACGCCTTTATCCTGGATTACAAACCGGCGGAACGTCCGAAATATATTGAAGCTTTCTTCACCAACATCAATTGGGATGAGGTCAATCGCAGATTGAAGAAGTAA
- a CDS encoding lysine 2,3-aminomutase — protein sequence MEHIHSIDRKFAQPYRYPLQREFAEPDWRRLPGYRNVTAEEWRTAIWQRKHTVKNLRELHEVYGTLIPDSLLKSIERDQRERATMSMLVPPHMLNTVNEKDLWNDPVRRYMLPAYEDRHHEWPSHPKATRDSLHESDMWVVEGLTHRYPTKVLAELLSTCPQYCGHCTRMDLVGNSVPMVEKHKFSIGQKERYAEMLEYLRSNPSVRDVVVSGGDVANVPVTVLEQFVMALIEIPNIRDIRLATKGLMGLPQHFLQDEVLKALSRIAKKAREREVDIAIHTHVNHANSITPLLAEATLKLLDMGFRDVRNQGVLLRRINTTTKDLLDLCFTLLDRAHIMPYYFYMCDMIPNSEHWRVAVHEAQQLQHDIMGYLPGFATPRIVCDVPFVGKRWVHQAKRYDLKLGISYWTKNYRTVVEADQTDALDHMYEYYDPVDTLPESGQNYWREIHAKAQNNVPV from the coding sequence ATGGAACACATCCATAGCATCGACAGAAAATTTGCTCAGCCTTACCGGTATCCGCTGCAGCGAGAGTTTGCGGAACCGGACTGGCGTCGTTTGCCTGGCTATCGGAATGTTACGGCTGAAGAATGGCGCACAGCGATCTGGCAAAGAAAGCACACCGTAAAAAATCTTCGTGAATTGCACGAAGTCTATGGCACCCTCATCCCTGATTCGCTGTTAAAAAGCATCGAGCGTGATCAGCGGGAGAGGGCAACGATGTCAATGTTGGTTCCTCCTCACATGCTGAACACCGTGAACGAGAAGGATCTCTGGAACGATCCGGTGCGAAGATACATGCTTCCTGCTTACGAGGACCGGCATCATGAATGGCCCAGTCATCCAAAAGCTACACGAGATTCGCTGCACGAAAGCGACATGTGGGTTGTGGAAGGTCTGACTCACCGCTACCCGACAAAAGTTCTGGCGGAGCTCTTGAGTACATGCCCTCAGTATTGTGGTCACTGCACGCGAATGGATCTGGTCGGCAACAGCGTTCCGATGGTCGAAAAACATAAATTCTCAATTGGGCAGAAGGAACGATATGCAGAAATGCTGGAATACCTGCGGAGCAATCCTTCTGTTCGTGATGTTGTGGTTTCGGGTGGTGACGTTGCGAACGTGCCGGTAACCGTCCTGGAACAGTTTGTGATGGCACTCATAGAAATCCCGAATATCCGGGACATCCGTTTGGCAACGAAAGGGCTTATGGGACTTCCTCAACACTTCTTGCAAGATGAAGTTTTGAAAGCGTTGAGCCGGATTGCAAAAAAAGCGCGGGAACGGGAAGTCGACATCGCGATTCATACGCATGTGAATCATGCGAATTCCATTACTCCTTTACTGGCGGAAGCCACTCTAAAACTGCTGGATATGGGTTTTCGCGACGTTCGAAATCAAGGAGTCCTTTTGCGCCGCATTAATACCACCACCAAAGACCTGTTGGATCTCTGTTTCACTTTGCTCGATCGAGCTCACATCATGCCTTACTACTTTTACATGTGCGACATGATTCCGAACTCCGAACACTGGAGGGTTGCGGTGCATGAAGCGCAGCAGCTCCAGCACGACATCATGGGGTATCTCCCCGGTTTTGCAACGCCGAGAATCGTCTGCGACGTCCCTTTTGTCGGAAAGAGATGGGTTCATCAAGCGAAAAGATATGACCTGAAGCTTGGAATCAGCTACTGGACGAAAAACTACCGCACAGTGGTCGAAGCCGACCAGACGGATGCTCTCGATCATATGTACGAGTATTACGATCCCGTCGATACACTTCCTGAGTCAGGACAGAATTACTGGCGCGAAATTCATGCGAAAGCGCAAAACAATGTGCCGGTTTAA